The following proteins are co-located in the Pelecanus crispus isolate bPelCri1 chromosome 5, bPelCri1.pri, whole genome shotgun sequence genome:
- the BRINP2 gene encoding BMP/retinoic acid-inducible neural-specific protein 2 has product MGRQDLPRADGPPLMLPWPLALLALSACCRWGVAGEAGGTVPQQHAAAATPSSSSSSSSSSSSGRAPLDWLLTDRGPFYRAQEYVDFMERYRQGFTTRYRIYREFARWKVNNLALERKDFFSLPLPLAPEFIRNIRLLGRRPSPQQITDSLIKKYGTHFLLAATLGGEESLTIFVDKRKLNRRAEPAGGAGNSSGVSLETLHQLAASYFIDRESTLRRLHHIQIATAAIKVTETRTGPLGCSNYDNLDSVSSVLVQSPENKVQLQGLQTVLPSYLRERFVAAALSYIACSSAGELVCRRSDCRCQCQPAFPRCNCPEADIQALESSLAQLWRAWESHHSQFEESEEFQALVKRLPGDRFLNRTAISHFWAMDLDVQHRYQQLGTSLKLLSRKTHRLIRRLFNLSKRCHRQPHFKLPKERSLPYWWSRAQSLLYCSETTMPGTFLEESHSCTCPSDQPSCQGSIPCALGEGPACTSCAEDNSTRCGTCNRGYVLTQGFCRPEVADSLEHYLGLETDLQDLELKYLLQKRDSRIEVHSIFISNDMRLGSWFDPSWRKRMLLTLKSNKYKPGLVHVMLALSLQICLTKNSTLEPVMAIYVNPFGGSHSESWFMPVNEGSFPDWERTNVDASAQCQNWTLTLGNKWKTFFETVHVYLRSRIKSLDDSSNETIYYEPLEMADPSKNLGYMKINSLQVFGYSLPFEPDAIRDLILQLDYPYTQGSQDSAMLQLLEIRDRVNRLSPPGKTRLDLFTCLLRHRLKLANNEVARIQSSLRAFNAKLPNAIEQETGKLCS; this is encoded by the exons ATGGGGCGGCAGGACCTCCCGCGCGCTGATGGGCCCCCGCTGATGCTCCCGTGGCCGCTGGCCCTCCTGGCCCTGAGTGCGTGCTGCCGCTGGGGTGTGGCCGGTGAGGCGGGTGGCACGGTGCCCCAGCAGCATGCCGCCGCCGcaaccccttcctcctcctcctcctcctcctcctcctcttcctctggccGGGCACCCCTTGACTGGCTCCTCACTGACCGGGGACCCTTCTACCGAGCCCAGGAGTACGTGGACTTCATGGAGCGCTACCGGCAGGGTTTCACCACCAGGTACAGGATCTACAG AGAGTTTGCTCGCTGGAAGGTGAATAATTTGGCCTTGGagaggaaagatttcttcagcCTGCCACTTCCCCTGGCCCCCGAATTCATCCGCAACATCCGTCTGCTGGGACGCcggcccagcccccagcagatcACTGACAGCCTCATCAAAAAGTATGGGACCCACTTCTTGCTCGCTGCCACGCTGGGAG GAGAGGAATCCCTGACCATTTTTGTGGACAAGCGCAAGCTGAACCGGAGGGCAGAGCCcgctgggggggctgggaaCAGCTCAGGGGTCTCGCTGGAGACCCTGCACCAGCTGGCAGCCTCCTACTTCATCGACCGGGAGAGCACACTGCGCCGGCTCCACCACATCCAGATCGCCACAGCTGCCATCAAG GTGACTGAAACACGGACGGGGCCACTTGGCTGCAGCAACTACGACAACCTGGACTCAGTGAGCTCTGTCCTGGTGCAGAGCCCCGAGAACAAAGTGCAGCTCCAAG GGCTGCAGACAGTGCTCCCCTCCTATCTGCGGGAGCGGTTCGTGGCGGCTGCCCTCAGCTACATcgcctgcagctcagctggggagctggtgtGCCGCCGGAGCGACTGCCGCTGCCAGTGCCAGCCCGCCTTCCCCCGCTGCAACTGCCCTGAGGCTGACATCCAGGCACTGgagagcagcctggcccagcTCTGGCGAGCCTGGGAGAGTCACCACAGCCAGTTCGAGGAGTCAG AGGAGTTTCAGGCCCTGGTGAAGAGGCTCCCTGGGGACCGTTTCCTGAACAGGACGGCCATCTCCCACTTCTGGGCCATGGACCTGGATGTCCAGCATCGCTACCAGCAGCTGGGCACCAGCCTGAAACTGCTCTCCAGGAAAACCCACCGACTCATCCGGCGGCTCTTCAATCTCAGCAAACGCTGCCACCGGCAACCTCACTTCAAACTGCCGAAGGAGAG GTCCCTCCCTTACTGGTGGAGCCGCGCGCAGTCACTCCTGTACTGCAGCGAGACCACCATGCCTGGGACCTTCCTGGAAGAAAGTCACAGCTGCACATGTCCCTCTGACCAGCCCTCCTGCCAGGGGTCCATACCGTGTGCCTTGGGCGAGGGGCCAGCCTGCACCAGCTGTGCCGAGGACAACAGCACCCGCTGTGGAACCTGCAATCGTGGCTACGTGCTCACCCAGGGCTTCTGCCGCCCCGAGGTGGCCGACTCACTGGAGCACTACCTGGGGCTAGAGACAGACCTGCAGGACTTGGAGCTCAAGTACCTCCTGCAGAAACGGGACAGCCGCATCGAGGTGCACTCCATCTTCATCAGCAACGACATGCGCCTTGGGAGCTGGTTTGACCCCTCCTGGAGGAAACGCATGCTCTTGACCCTGAAGAGCAACAAGTACAAGCCCGGGCTGGTTCATGTGATGTTGGCCCTCTCTCTGCAGATCTGCCTCACCAAGAACAGTACGCTGGAGCCCGTCATGGCCATCTACGTCAACCCCTTCGGGGGAAGCCACTCAGAGAGCTGGTTCATGCCCGTCAACGAGGGCAGCTTCCCAGACTGGGAAAGGACTAACGTAGATGCCTCTGCCCAGTGCCAAAACTGGACGCTCACCTTGGGCAACAAGTGGAAGACCTTCTTTGAAACAGTCCATGTCTACTTGCGGAGCCGCATCAAGTCTCTGGATGACAGCTCCAACGAGACGATCTACTACGAACCCTTGGAGATGGCAGATCCCTCTAAGAACCTGGGCTACATGAAAATCAACAGCTTGCAAGTCTTTGGCTACAGCCTGCCCTTTGAACCAGATGCTATTCGTGACCTGATCCTTCAGCTGGACTACCCCTATACCCAGGGCTCCCAGGACTCAGCcatgctccagctgctggagatCAGGGACCGGGTGAACAGGCTGTCACCCCCTGGCAAAACCCGCCTTGACCTGTTCACTTGCTTGCTCCGCCACAGGCTCAAGTTGGCCAACAATGAGGTGGCAAGGATCCAGTCCTCCTTGAGGGCCTTCAACGCCAAGCTGCCCAATGCAATAGAGCAGGAGACAGGCAAACTGTGCAGCTaa